The following proteins come from a genomic window of Tepidiforma thermophila:
- the ftsZ gene encoding cell division protein FtsZ: protein MSMRYDTDLLPDIKVIGVGGGGCNAVNRMVRAKIPGVQFIACNTDAQALASSEAPTRLRIGEKLTKGLGVGGDPTRGERAADESRDEIYDLLRGTEMVFVTAGMGGGTGTGAAPIVAEIAKDCGALTIGVVTKPFPWEGARRMKQAEEGIARLRDKVDTLIAIPNGRLIEICPPNATVEEAFETADDVLRQAIQSISNIISQNGSINLDFNDVRTIMSEAGPALLAVGKGSGENRAVEAARAATQSPILDQSIEGAHNVLFNVTHSGSLGLRELDAAARTIAEVVDPAANIIFGTVVDPRVGDEVHITVIATGFTPRVATIGDPVESSATRLREFNLPGVSSMEDAELPAFLRRNLRSLNLERDEFGRVARLK, encoded by the coding sequence ATGAGCATGCGTTACGACACCGACCTGCTGCCCGATATCAAAGTCATCGGCGTTGGCGGAGGCGGCTGCAACGCCGTCAACCGGATGGTTCGCGCCAAGATCCCCGGCGTCCAGTTCATCGCCTGCAATACCGACGCCCAGGCCCTCGCCTCCTCCGAAGCGCCGACCCGCCTCCGCATCGGCGAAAAACTCACCAAAGGCCTCGGCGTCGGCGGCGACCCCACCCGCGGCGAGCGTGCCGCCGACGAAAGCCGCGACGAGATCTACGACCTCCTCCGCGGCACCGAAATGGTCTTCGTCACCGCCGGCATGGGCGGCGGCACCGGCACCGGCGCCGCCCCAATCGTCGCCGAGATCGCCAAGGACTGCGGCGCCCTCACCATCGGCGTCGTCACCAAACCCTTCCCCTGGGAAGGCGCCCGCCGCATGAAGCAGGCTGAAGAGGGCATCGCCCGGCTCCGCGACAAGGTCGATACCCTCATCGCCATCCCGAACGGCCGCCTCATCGAAATCTGCCCGCCGAACGCCACCGTCGAAGAGGCGTTCGAAACCGCTGATGACGTCCTCCGCCAGGCCATCCAGTCGATCTCGAACATCATCAGCCAGAACGGCTCCATCAACCTCGACTTCAACGACGTCCGCACCATCATGAGCGAGGCCGGCCCCGCCCTCCTCGCCGTCGGAAAGGGCTCCGGCGAAAACCGCGCCGTTGAGGCCGCCCGCGCCGCCACCCAAAGCCCCATCCTCGACCAGTCCATCGAAGGCGCCCATAACGTCCTCTTCAACGTCACCCACAGCGGCAGCCTCGGTCTCCGCGAGCTCGACGCCGCCGCCCGCACCATCGCCGAAGTCGTCGACCCGGCCGCCAACATCATCTTCGGCACCGTCGTCGACCCCCGCGTCGGCGACGAGGTGCACATCACCGTCATCGCGACCGGCTTCACCCCGCGCGTCGCCACCATCGGCGACCCGGTCGAGTCCTCCGCAACCCGCCTTCGCGAATTCAACCTGCCCGGGGTCAGCAGCATGGAGGATGCCGAACTCCCCGCCTTCCTCCGCCGCAACCTCCGCTCGCTCAACCTCGAACGCGACGAATTCGGCCGCGTCGCCCGGCTCAAGTAG